The DNA region TTTATGGCCTACAAAAGAATACGCCCCTTCAGGTTTGTTTGAGTTCACTATAAGCGGTATGTATTTAACTGGGTTACAGGCATGTTGGAAAGATACTGCAAAGAAAAGGCTTGAAAATAGACTGCCGAGTATCGTGCAAGGGTTCAGGCAGGCTTTTGAGTATAAGAAGCTTGAAACCATTAGAATAAGAGCTAAGCCCCTTGCCTGGGAGAAAAAAGCAAAGATAAATCAGGAGTTGTTACGTTTAAAGGAAATCGAAGAAGCCCGGCGCAATCATTTATTTGAACTGGCTCAGGCATTTGATCAGGCAAGATCTATTCGGAACCTAATTTTGGCCTTTAAGGAATCAGATAGCAGGGAAGAGGGGTTCGATATGTGGTTAGGTTGGGCTGAAAAAACAGCTAATGAAATTGATCCAGTTGATAAACAAGCAGAGGTTTTAACTGGTTCTCAACAGATAGAGGCAGGAGAGTTCTGATTTGAATTCTAACTTGGACTCAAGATGGTTCTGGTATATTCTGGTTACGCATTTAAAGCGCTGTTGTTATTTAATGAAGAGTTGAATGAGGAAGATAGGCGAGCTGTACGAGAAAATTTGGATGTTGAATCGTTGGTTTTATTTGACTTATTACAAAAGCCAAATTTATCGAGTAAAGAAATTAATAAGATTAAAAAGGTTGCCAATAACCTTCTAATAACTTTAAAGACAGAGAAACTGAATATAGCAAATTGGTGCGAAAAAGAAGGCACTAGAGATGCAGTAAGACAGAGTTATATATGATTACCTGTATGACGAGAAAACAGGCTTGCCTGTCGATAGTTATGAAGTTGAAGAAATAAAGGAGCTAACAGAGGACCTTTTTAATCACATCTACCGAGTGTATCCTAAGTTACCTTCGCCTATTTATAAAGGAACTTAATGGGACGTGGTGTGCGATGACGATTTAAGATTATTAGCCATAACACGACTTTAAAATAGATGACTATCAGTCCACATGATATAAGTAGCATTACGCTTATCAAACACTAAGAACTTGGATGTGCGTTAGATTAACAGGAGGTTTAAGTTGCAGTTAAAAGGTTTTGGGTTTTCTGGGTATAGGAGCTTTGGTAATGAGTTAACTAAAATTGCACCACTTAGAAAAGTGAATCTTATTATCGGAAAGAATAATACTGGTAAGTCCAATATTATTAATTTCCTTAATGAACAGTATGGCTATTTTGTTGCGAAGGCTCAAAAATCACGGCCTGAAAAGGTATCGTTTCAGGATATTGATCTACACATATCAAATCAAAGAGCTAAGCACAGAATATCATTTCCATTATTCAAGGGTGATATAGATGAATACATCAATAGCAAATTCCCTAACGAAAACGAACATAGAAGATATCGACTAGCAGCAAAAAAATTACTTTCATCTAGCCTTATAAGTAACGATAAGGGTGATATTTGGTTTACCTACATATCAGCAAACCATAATGGTGAATTCACTCTGGACTTCTCCATAGAAGAGATATTGCCAGTTCTTACCCCCCAAGAATGGCAGCAGTTATGGAATGGTTTTTCTAATCAAAGTGGTGGAGGCATCAAGCGCCATTGGATACCGGAAACATTAAAGTATTTAGCACCTATCCCTTCTTCCATACCTGATATAGAAGTAATCCCAGCCATAAGAAAAATTGGGAGTGCCGGCACTGAAGCGGGTGACTTTAGTGGTGAAGGTATTATTGAAAAACTAGCAAAAATACAAAACCCTTCACATACTCAGCAAGCAGAAAAAGAAAAGTTTTCAGCTATTAATAAGTTTGTCCAAGTAGTTCTTGAGAATGAAGGCGCTATAATTGAAATTCCCTACCAGAGGGATATGATACTAGTTCATATGGATGGCAAAACCCTTCCACTTGAGTCACTGGGAACTGGTGTTCATGAGGTTGTTATTTTAGCTACTGCAGCTACTCTACTTGAAAACACGATACTTTGTGTGGAGGAACCGGAGTTGCACCTTCACCCTTTACTCCAAAAAAAGCTCATTAAATATTTAGCCGATAGCACAACTAATCAATATTTCTTCACTACGCATTCAGCGCATTTACTGGACGCAGTGGAATCTGAAATTTTCCATGTCACTCAGGTAAATGGAGCTTCAGTTGTTAGAGCTATTGCCAGCACAAAGGAGCGTTCAGGCATTTGTAATGATTTAGGGTATAAGGCATCAGATATTCTTCAAGCAAACTGTATTATATGGGTCGAGGGTCCTTCCGACAGAATCTATCTAAATTATTGGATTTCGGCTAAAAACCCCAACTTGATTGAGGGTATTCATTACTCAATTATGTTCTATGGTGGTCGTTTATTTAGTCATCTCAGTGCTAATGATGATGACGAAAAAAATAGGGTAGATGACTTAATTTCTGTACGTAATTTGAATAGAAATACAGTCATCATGTTTGATAGCGATAAAGCGAGTCCGAATGTAAAATTAAATTCAACAAAGCAAAGATTAGAAGAAGAGTTTAATTCTGGTATAGGGTTCTCTTGGATAACGAAAGGCCGAGAGGTTGAAAATTACCTAGATCATGACAGGCTGGAAGAAAGTGTTATTGCCGTTCACCCTTCGGCTGGTAGTTTACTTAAGAAAGGCCAGTGGGAAAACCTTTTGAAGTATAAAAAGAAAGGAGGTTCAATTGAGAGAGATGCAAACAAGGTAGATGTAGCAAGACATTACGTTAATAATAATGATGCCGACTTAAGTGTCCTAGATCTAGAGGAAAGAGTGCAAGAGCTCAGTCAATTTATTGATGAATCAAACGGGAATTAAACCTAATTTACTAGAAATTAGCAGTAATAGAATTATTGAACTAGAGTAATTTTCGCTCATTACTAGAACATGAGCTTTAGAAGTTACACCTGAGTTACGCCATTACAAATAGGCAATAAAAAAGCCCCAGCACGATTAAATGCTGAGGCCTTGTTATTCAATGGTGCCTGGGGCCGGAATCGAACCGGCACGACTGTTAAGGTCGCGGGATTTTAAGTTATTTGTGTCCTTCTTTTAGGTTTCTTGATATTCTTGTTTAAACAACTACTTATCAATAATTTAGAGCAACTCTTCTTTTAGGTTTATTGCAATAAATAGTGCGTTTTTGCCGTAATTTGTCTACTATACGTCTACTATTAGAATCAAGTAACACTAAAGGGACCCAAAATGGCTCATCTTAAACTTTCAAAAAAAGTAGTAGACAGCATCAATCCACCAGCACTAAAAGAAGACGGAAAACCGTCTCAAGAATTTTATCGTGATACAGAACTTACAGGCTTTGGCCTAAAAGTAACTAATACTGGAAATAAGACCTATATAGTGGAAACCCGTATCAATGGAAAACCCAAACGAATGACATTGGGTAAGCACGGCCACTTAACAGCCGAGCAAGCACGAAAACAAGCACAAATTTTATTAGGTGAGATAGCTCAAGGAAATGATCCTGTAGCTGATAAGCGTGAAAAGAAAATTCAAGCAGTAACGCTGCGTGATTGCTACAAAGAGTATCTGATAACTCGACGTGACCTCAAACCTAATACGTTAGAAGATTACAAACGGTGTATTGAAGGCTCTCTTGAAGACTGGCTAGATAAACCAGTCACCGCTATTAGTAAAGATATGGTCGAGAAACGACATCGTAAGCTAGGAATTAGAAGCCATGCTAGAGCAAATAACACGATGCGGGTATTGCGTGCGCTATTGAACTTTGCAATGGAGCGTTATGAAGATAAAAATGGCAATGGAATAATACAAATTAACCCAGTGAATCGCCTTAGTAGTACGCGAGGGTGGTATGAAGTAAAGCGCCGCCAAACACTGCTTACACCGACACAACTGAAGCCTTGGTATGAAGCAACGTTAAAGCTCAATCAAGAAGTCACTCGTGATTATCTACATTTTTTATTGTTTACTGGCCTTCGTCGTTCAGAGGCTACTGGCTTGAAATGGGATGATGTGGACTTTGACGAAAAGAGCTTTATTATTCCAGATACAAAGAACAAAGAACCTCATCGTCTACCTATGTCAGATTTTCTTGAAGATCTGTTAAAACGCCGTTACCGTCAAGCTGAAAAAATATGGGTGTTTCCATCTCCAATTACTGATGGCCCATTGAAGGAACCAAGAACAGCTATTGCACGTGTTATATCGTATTCAAGCATTCAATTTACATTGCATGATTTAAGACGAACATTCATTACTATTGCTGAAAGCTTGGATATACCTGCTTATGCATTAAAACGCTTGCTTAATCATAAATTCTCAAATGATGTGACCGCTGGATATATTGTTCCTAACACTGAGCGCTTAAGAGCACCCATGCAACAAATAACAAATTACATCATGGAGAAAATAAAAGAATGATTCACTACCTAGATGCCTTTGCTGATTTCAACCCATTGACTGATAAACTCCCAGAAAATTTAGAATGGGAAGTAGGGTATGTTCAACAGCATGCCTTAATGTATTTACCAGACACTATAACGGTTCAAGACTTGAATGCAGGTCTAGAAATACTATTCCAAATGAGGCTTAAAAATAGTATTAACGCCATTCACGAGTACTATGAAAAAGGTGCCGATCGTTTTAAGGATACCGGGCTATTTACAACGACACCATTCGAACACTTTCTTTGTACAGATTATTTTCAGGAGACTGAAAGGCCAAATGGAGAAAAGTTTGTTTGGTCTCAGGTCTTCGCAGTAGCAGCGTTGGCTTGTGTAAGTGATTACGTAAACCTGTCCCTTAATTTGGTCCACACATACGAAACTGGCGAAAGTATAGCGGCTAAACTTAATAACCAGCGGGGTGATTTTAATAAGAGACAGAAGCCTGAATTAAAGGCTAATGCATTGGAGTACTTGGGGTTTGTAAGATTATTTTCAGATCGACAAGAGCGAATTACCAGCGATAAACGACGCGGTGAAGCAGTTAGACAAAAGAAGCTCCAGAACTACCATGAAGTTAAATATTATATGGTTGAACAATACAATGCTTTATCAAAACCAATAAATGATCGTAAAGCAGCTAAAATCATCTTAGAGTCTATGGAGGAGGGACTACGGTCCCAAATGGTCAGTGAAGACCCAGAGCAACAATTACGAATCTGGCTAGGTCAGGCTCGGAATAATAAGCTTGCTGGACAAGCTGGACTCCCAGAACTAAAGCATTAAGGCTCACTTGTATATATTTTAAGTACTTGAAATATATTTTAAGTACTTAAAGTATATTTCAAGTACTCAAAGGATATAAAGCAGAGGCAAACCAAAGGAAAATTTTCTCCAACGATTTCAAAAGGAGAAAAT from Cycloclasticus pugetii PS-1 includes:
- a CDS encoding tyrosine-type recombinase/integrase: MAHLKLSKKVVDSINPPALKEDGKPSQEFYRDTELTGFGLKVTNTGNKTYIVETRINGKPKRMTLGKHGHLTAEQARKQAQILLGEIAQGNDPVADKREKKIQAVTLRDCYKEYLITRRDLKPNTLEDYKRCIEGSLEDWLDKPVTAISKDMVEKRHRKLGIRSHARANNTMRVLRALLNFAMERYEDKNGNGIIQINPVNRLSSTRGWYEVKRRQTLLTPTQLKPWYEATLKLNQEVTRDYLHFLLFTGLRRSEATGLKWDDVDFDEKSFIIPDTKNKEPHRLPMSDFLEDLLKRRYRQAEKIWVFPSPITDGPLKEPRTAIARVISYSSIQFTLHDLRRTFITIAESLDIPAYALKRLLNHKFSNDVTAGYIVPNTERLRAPMQQITNYIMEKIKE
- a CDS encoding ATP-dependent nuclease, which gives rise to MQLKGFGFSGYRSFGNELTKIAPLRKVNLIIGKNNTGKSNIINFLNEQYGYFVAKAQKSRPEKVSFQDIDLHISNQRAKHRISFPLFKGDIDEYINSKFPNENEHRRYRLAAKKLLSSSLISNDKGDIWFTYISANHNGEFTLDFSIEEILPVLTPQEWQQLWNGFSNQSGGGIKRHWIPETLKYLAPIPSSIPDIEVIPAIRKIGSAGTEAGDFSGEGIIEKLAKIQNPSHTQQAEKEKFSAINKFVQVVLENEGAIIEIPYQRDMILVHMDGKTLPLESLGTGVHEVVILATAATLLENTILCVEEPELHLHPLLQKKLIKYLADSTTNQYFFTTHSAHLLDAVESEIFHVTQVNGASVVRAIASTKERSGICNDLGYKASDILQANCIIWVEGPSDRIYLNYWISAKNPNLIEGIHYSIMFYGGRLFSHLSANDDDEKNRVDDLISVRNLNRNTVIMFDSDKASPNVKLNSTKQRLEEEFNSGIGFSWITKGREVENYLDHDRLEESVIAVHPSAGSLLKKGQWENLLKYKKKGGSIERDANKVDVARHYVNNNDADLSVLDLEERVQELSQFIDESNGN